From the genome of Vitis riparia cultivar Riparia Gloire de Montpellier isolate 1030 chromosome 2, EGFV_Vit.rip_1.0, whole genome shotgun sequence:
ttaaatatttgcaataacaaTTAGTCtatgttgaaaataaaattagttattaAGGGTATGTTTGGATCCTATCCTCAATAACAATTCTCTTAACTtccgtatatatatatatattgaaaatttgttttgaaaacaatgagtcagaactgttttttagaatagttttctgtttttcgGAACAAAAAGCacgtttgataattaaaaactattttttgttttttgttcttaaaaatgaaaaatatggtgttttcagaaaacatcttttaatcaataaatattatttttattttttttttaaggattgttttaaaaaataattatacaaatatgtgaaatgattaaaaataaaacactagatataaaaattatttttaaaacatatttaaaaataaattaagaaaattttaggttttcaaacaaacttttattctataaaaattaaagaacaattttcaaaatttgttctcaaaaaatattttttagaaccattttcaaaaataattaccaagCCCTTGAAGTTTTgcaaaataaaagtttttttggaaaccaatttttttaacctatttttaatattttaaaatattttttatctaatattttatttttaatcattttatatgtttgtataattattttttaaaataaaaaacaagtgaaaatagtaaaaaaaataactaaaagatctaatttttttttatcaaacatattttcctgatttttttgttttgaaaaataaaaaattattctaaaaaacaatttttaaacaaacccttaataacttttatattatgtataaatatataataatcttCAATAACAATAAACTAAGAAATCAAACTATTTATCTTATTTGAGTTTctaaatacaattatttttctcaaaaaaataatattagaaaatttggGTGATGAGGTTAGGGCATATGTCCATTCAAAGGAATAGCAAGTGGTCCAATGCCCACCTTGATTTTTGGTAAGTAGAAGTTGTGTACCACATCATTCAAAAATTCAGTACATTCATGTCTTTGCTACCACATGTAGGCTTTCATGCCCTGTCCAcctttccttctttcttctatttatAAATAGACTTAATGGcatgtgaaagaaaaataaaataaaataaaagtcactACAAGACAAAGCTTAGGGTGAAAAGTCTACATATTTTAAATCACCTAAGGATAGGAGGGATAGGAGTGTTGGTTAGATGCTTTGACattttgtgaagaaaaaaaaaaaaaaaaaaaaaaatatatatatatatatataatatatatatatatatatatatatatataaataatttacttttgtaataaattattgAAGTTCGAAAATAGCtttcaaattggttttttttttttttttttaaatggaaaatataacATTATGGACGAAGGTCAAATATCAATATCAATGGTATGATATGAGGGCATGTTTGAAATTGGAAATAGGCGCTAACCGCTCATTTACCACATGGGGCCCATCAACTCAAATCCCTCATCATGATGCCCCATTGAACAAGATCAACGGTCCGGATTCAACCAGACGCGCCCTCTTCCCATacaaaaacacacacacaaacagaTAAAACAAAACACCAACTCTCCCACTCCCTGCTCCATTTCCCATTTTTCCTTCTCTGCAGTGGTGAAGAACAGCCATTCTGGGCTCCACTTCGTTCAGGTTCGTTTCACTGAAAATCATCTCGTTTTTTCTCCAGAATTTGTGCCTCAAAGCTTCAAATTCCACTCCCTTGTCCTGTGTTGTTTCCAGAGTTTCTTCTGGGTTTTGAAGATCAGATGGCTGAATGCAGCTTTGCTGAACCAGAATCGGATTGTTTACAGACttggattttttaatttttgctcGGCAGTTTCAATCCAAAGCGGTAAAGTGGTACTTTTGTCAAGAAATCCCATCCCAAAAGTGCactcttttcccctttttgggAAGCTTTTGCTCCTGGGTTTTCAGCCTTTTTGACTGTTAATGATGGgattatttttcaacttttcattttccttctttttttcctagggttgaaaaaaatgaaatgattttcttcccttttttttcaatttctttctgaGGGTGGGAAGATTTTTTGAAACGCCTGAAATGGGAGGCGATTTTTCAGCTTCTTTCTGAGGATGGGATGATTTTTCCATCcatgtttctttattttcaagTGTTGAAAATGGAATAATAACTCTTCGACTTCTTTTTGAAGTTCTGGAAATGGAGTTGCTTTTTGAGTTTTGACTGGTCATGAtggaattaattttcaatttcttcttttcttttcatttcctttttcatttttttttcctgaggATGGTGATTTTTCGAAATGTTGAAGGTGGAATGACGATTCTACAGATTCCTTCTGAGAATGGAATCATTTTTCAACCGTTtgtttcaagtgttaaaaatggaATGATTTTTCAACATCCTTTTCAAGTTCTGAGAATGGACTGATTTTTCTATGTCTTTATTAAAGCTCTGAAATGGAATTATGTTTCAACTCGGTCCCCTGCTCAGCTGGACTCGGAGTTCAAGAGTCATTGGATCCGTGTCAACTCGGATTTCAATGGGGTCGTAAGTCGAGGCAGCCAATGGATGACTGCCACGTCAGTAAACATCTTGGATCGCGAAACAAAAGTGCTCCACGTTTTGATGACGTGGCAGCCACTCATTGGTCCAGTCCATGTGGTGTATGCTATGGTACCGTGGTCGCTTCCATGGAGGAAGCTCAATGGGTGAATCACATACCTTCGAAGTTGTGATCAGATGCGCTCAGGCTCATTGGAGCAATGTGGGTCTGATCTTTGACTCAATTTTCGGCCTGAGTCATCTACAAATGACCTAATCTCCCAAAGTTTTCGGGTTTTGAAAACCCGGATTCAAAAAAAGTATTTATGCATTCTGTCTTAACAAAGTATCAAATCAGAAAATAAGGCATATAAATTAGTTTGCTTGATCGACTGAAATGCATTAGGGTTTTTCGGATTTATGCAGGCCAAAATATCacaaagaagatgatgatggtgatgaggAGAAGACTGGCATGTTGCACAAGGGAAAGAGAGCTCAGCCTCGACTTGGATGAGCAAGAGAGTGAGCTCCTATCCCCATCTTTGTCTGCTTTGAATTTTCTTAAATGCCAAGTATCACATGAGGTGAACTGTTTGAAAAGAAACCCGAAAAGGGGAATGAATTTCATCTACAGTGTTGTGAGATAAATTTGATCAGAATTTGATGGGATCTGTCTCCCTTGGACCACCATTGGCATGCCCTGCACGTAATGCATtgtctcatatttattttctgCAGAGGCGCATTTATAGTGCCCTATCAGACCTCTGTATGTGCTTGTCCTTGTATTAGCATACCATTCCAGTATTAACTGATCTTTGCCTTTATTACTGATGGGCAAACCGGTGCTTAACCCCAAAATTGTCTAGCTGAAAATGAGTTCATAGTAGGCTTTTTCTTGCTATCATCACTAAATTGCTTCGTTTCTTGATATGCTTGGTGGATTTGAGTTTGACCCTTTTCTTCTATGAGATTGGAGAGGGTGAAAATGAAAGATCATGGCAGTTTTGAGATGATAATAAGCCCCTTGAATTGTTGATGGTATCTTTACACATGCAAGGGACATGTGAGGGGCTCCATGATTTCAACTTTCTCAGTATTACTTTTCAACTTTAAGGGGATGGGAAAGGGATGTGGAagaatcttgtttttttttttttttgtgtgttcaAACACAGATATCATAAAAAAAGTGAGTGTGATTTATCAATAGTCTGTATGGCAGTTTCCAGGGAAATTTCGTGGTTCCCATAAGTTTTTTTGATTTGTAGAAATGGTGGACCCTTGATATAGTACAATATTGCATATTAAACTACCACTACCTCATCAATGAGACAATGTAGTAACTAGGGTGGGGTCTGAAAATGTCGTCGTCTTCATGACTTTTTCCCTGGAAAGTTATTATGATCTTCTATTCGAATTGGCTTCCTGAATAACAAATCTCTCTTTCGATCCATCTGTTTTCCAATTGATTTTTTTCAGTTTTGTactatttgatttttgagaGCAACCGATCTCGCCCTACAAACTGTTCTTGTTTTTAACCATTCGGGTTGCTGGTAAAGAGGGTCTAGATCAAAGTTGGTGGGTCACATTCACACTTCcaaatgcatataaaaatttgaaacttgaaattcCTTGGATGGTATTGAAGGGTTTTAGCAGGGTTTATGGATCGTATAATTTAATATCAAGAGTCATTTTATAACTTGTGAAACTGGGTATGTGCTCCACATGTTCAGAAATAGTACACAAAGACCTTTGTTCTGGCAATCTTAATTGAACAGAACCCTTGTTTCAAGGATCTaaatccaaaattcaaatcTCTTTTTTCAAACATCTCTCGGGTGCCCTAGTCAAACTTGCATGTGCTTATATCTAACTCTTCTGCAATAGGGACAAATTTGACTAAGTGCCTGACATCCTGGCATGTCTGAAACCATATGAActgctattttttttaagagtagTTACAGCTGATGAATAGTTTTATAGCCTTTTCAGGTTTTGTTAATAGTTATTCCCTTTTTGTGATTCTTTATTATGAGTTTCCCACTTGTGTTAAACCGAATAATGGGATTGGATCGTGTTTAGTATGGAATACTTGGGGCATTGAGCATTTAAGATGAACAGCTTTTCTTGTTGCTCTTCTGTAGCATTTTCTGCCAAAATCCCGAGAAAGTTCAAATGGAAGCTTTGCATTCCTTAcgatgaaaatataattattttagaaaatctgCCATTTTATCTTATTGATGATTTGTTCATGTAATGCTCCCAGAAAAACCGAAAAATTTggctaaaaaattatttatattatataatctAACTTGAGTACTGCTGCACTTTCTCTTTAAGCTGTGATCCAAGGGAAAGATCAAAACTAAAAACTATGATGGAACCTTTTCAGGGATAATGACCTATAATGGACTGGAGAATTGCATCCTCAATGGCCACTCTTATGAAAATGAAAGTCATACTAGCAGAGGAGATGGATGTGCAACCGACTCCTTGGATGAAGATGACTCGAGCTGTTCTTCAAGCAAAGATGCTTTTGGATCTTTCTCGTCTAAATGGTTGACGATGAACATGAAGAAGGATGAACATGGACTGGATGAGTGGGAGGTCCCTGAGAGCCCCCAACACTTTTATGTCAAAGAGAAACCGGGTTATTCCGTTCGGTTTTCAGATGTCGAGGTCATGAAAGAAAGATTTTCAAAGCTGTTATTGGGTGAAGATGTTACCGGAGGAAAAAAGGGTCTAACCTCTGCGTTAGCATTGTCCAATGCAATAACGAACCTTGCAGGTGTGGCATGCATTCGGGTTTTTTCACCCTTTTTTCGATCGCTTAGTTCTTCAATCATGTCCTGACTACTACCTGAAATGCTAAAATGGATTTGCAGTGTCGGTTTTTGGGGAGCTGTGGAAATTGGAGCCACTATCTGAAGAAAGAAAGGTCAAATGGCAACGAGAGATGGACTGGTTGCTCTCCCCCACCAACTACATGGTTGAGTTGGTACCTGCAAAGCAAAGCGGTGCCAATGGCCGGACCTTGGAGGTGATTTCTCATTTATACAGATTTCAAAGTTCCTTATCAAAATGTGATTTCACCACATCGTGGGATTTAGTTTTGAGTCCTTGATGGAGCAGATAATGACCCCAAAAGCCCGGGCTGACATCCACATGAATCTCCCTGCACTTCAGAAGCTTGACTCTATGCTTATTGTAGGTGATCTTCTCTTCACCCACACTAAGATTATGAAGATTCTTCATTAATCGACATCCATTTTCCTAATCCAACACATTGAATACTTTGATATGACAGGAGACGCTGGACTCGATGGTGGACACAGAGTTTTGGTATGCGGAAGGAGGGAGCCGGGCAGAAGGAAGGACCAGAAGCATGAGCCAGAGCAAAAGGTGGTGGCTCCCATCACCCCAAGTACCAACAACCGGGCTCTCAGACCCTGAAAGAAAGAAGCTGCTTCATCAGGCTAAGGTGGTACATCAAGTGTTCAAGGCTGCCAGAGCAATCAACGAAAACGTGCTGCTGGAAATGCCTGTGCCAACCCTCATCAGGGATGCTCTCGCCAAGGCAAGCAAGCTCTTTGATCTTTTTCCTTCAAACCAATCTTCATGCTTGAAAACCTTGGAAGTACTCAAGTTTAGATCTGTCTTAACAAACTATTGGCCATCAAAAAACGCATTACATTACTAATTCATGATCTTGAATATTCTCATAAGGTCATGCCTTTGTTTCTGTTCTTTTGCAGTCTGGAAAGGCAAACCTTGGTGAGGAACTATACCGGGTACTGACTGCAGAATCAAGCTCTGCTGAGGAGATGCTGAGTTCCCTCAATCTGAAATCTGAGCACAGTGCTCTCGAGGCCATTAACAGGCTGGAAGCTGCAGTATTCGCATGGAAGGAGAGAATCACAGAGCAAGTCAGCGGTAAATCTCCTGTTCGAACATCATGGTCTTTCATAAAAGACCCCACGACCGAGCTGGACAAAATGGAGTTGATTCTGTTCCGTGCTGAAGCTCTCCTGCAACAGCTCAGGACCCGGTATCCAAATCTCCCTCAGTCCTTCCTTGATGTGGCGAAAATCCAATATGGCAAGGTATGGACGGTGATTCATCATTCCTCCATGAACGCATGCATTGAAACCCGATTAATTTTCACTGTATCAACTTCTGCAGGACATAGGACACTCCATCCTGGAAGCCTATTCTCGGGTTCTTGGCAACTTGGCATCCAGCATACTATGCCGAATGCGTGATATTCTGCAGGAAGACGTCTTCAGCAATCCAAACTCACCCATTGCAACAACAAGCTGCTTTCCGGGAATCAATCTCACTGGAATGACTGAAACTCCAACGCCTAGTCTGCGCATAAGACACTCACTGATTGATCAGATGAACATGGTGGATGGGCGGTTTCGTGACCCGAATGCAGGTGCTTCTCCTGACTGTGAAGCGTCATACAGCGACTCGAGAAGAAGCTCAGTCATGGCAACGCCTAGCCGGAGCCGGGTATGGTGCATTGGTAGAGAGGCTTGTAGCAGTTTGTCTCCCAGAAATTCACCTTGATGAAACAGTGTGATCTTCTATAGCTCTATGTAAATGACACAACTCAACTATATATGCTAAATGAGagtttcaaaaggaaaaaaaaaaaacaaatcattttggTTTTACCCCCTTCTCACAATTAATTGTTAGGTTATCAATTTGACTAAAAAATTTAACCTTAGCATTGTGTTCCATTTTCTTCTAACAAAGCTCATCCCattcttgtttgattttggaATTCTAGCCCCATCAATAATTTTTGAAGAACATATGGGTCGGTCCATCTTCCATGATGTCTTATAACTCATAGTCTAAAAATTATACAAACCATGTCATTCTATTTTCCAAAAGACTAATTAAATTCATTGAAGTATTGTTGAGCAAATCTAAGTAATCACTAAAAGGTAAGATTGAATTGAGtgattatcaatttttataacttctatttttaatcgatattcaacataaataacatcaatatacaaacaaagaaataaatatcaTCAATCAGGTGTTACCAGATGTGCAGCTGAGGTTTATTGTTATATGCTCGTTTATAACACATGACATCTCATTGTTTTTGTACTTTGGTTTCATATCGtgtatttagttttctttttttatattttgattttatttatttataacatGATCTCATATATTTATACCTTCCTCGTTTAgatatacttttaattttttgttttttaaaatagagacatttatataaaataaaaaaaataaaaatttattttcaaaaatgttaaaattttttgataatttttttaatatttctatttttaaattaatttttatatttaatgtaaaTCTTTAAAagtaattgaatttatataaaagtctgtttacatttttaaaaatggaaaataggaAGTTATAATTAATGGGAAGTTAGATTTTTTGTTATGGTAATAATGGTTATAACTATGCTTGTTgcttgaaaatataaaaaataaaattaaataaaattaaattaaaattaaaatcaataaattatttttatatcccaccttaaattcatttttatctattttaactatttaatataaaacaaaataatttataatattttaagtaattttaattatattttatttaaaaaaaaaattcaattctcttTACCCTATATATACTTGATCGAATCAAACGTAACCTGAGCAAATGAAGTCCAGGAACTTCCGATATTTGCCCTTCGCCTGAACGCTCCATTCTCTCATCTTTTTCCCTCAGAAACCCCTCATTTCACTATTTCGAAACCCTACcgaagaagaacaagaagaagacgACGACCCATCTCAAAAGTCGCTTCGAACAGGTACTCTCTTTGATCAGCTGCACACAATCttaactgatttttttttcctcagagaattgtatgtatatattttagATTATGCTGTTTTCTGATAATTTTCTGGGCGGGCGCTGTTTGGTGAGTTTAGCTtcttgtcatttttattttttatttttatttttgtgaaataATTTGCTGAAGTTATTCACTAAAATTGCTGATTTGATAAAGAAAAGGGTTTTCATTTTGCTACTGatttaattgtttcttattATTGGGTCATAGAATCATAATAAAGAATTGTTGCTAAATTtatggatttttgttttttcgaAACAAATATAGTATACTTAGATGGAGTCCAAATCTTAACATGAGAAATTCTGCATAACTGCGTGTCAAATTGTATGAAATTTCAATCTGTGGCTATTTGTTTTTatccatttaaaattaaactagtgaatattgaaaaaaactttgaaaaaatgTATATGAAAAGAAGCATTATTTGGAGTATCAACTTGTGCATAAATCACTAGTTGAAATTGTGGGTTGATATGATATGGGTGGAATTGGCATTAGGGATAGCAACCATGTCGGCCCTGGTATGAAGGAGGGTTGCCCTACTCTTCTTAGTGCATTATTGCCTTTGAACCAAAGTTGCCCCACTACATAAATTTTTCTAGAATCTGAAAAGAATTCATTGTAGGAAATTGATATTTAAATCGGTAGTTTAATGTAAGAGCAATGGAATTGTTATTCTACTTGGTGGTTATGTATTTCAGTATACTTCCTTGTTTCTAATAGCAGCTTTACTGAAATCCACTTAAAAAAACTGCTATTTTATACAGAggtttttaaattagaaatggGGTGCTGAGTTCAGAAGAAACAGCTGTTGCAAAAGTGGTAGTTGTATGGAAATTATACATTGATTTATAACTAAGGCAGTCTTGTGTATTTTCAATTGAACTGCTACTCTAAGTAATGGTTTCTACTTATTACTTTCTCTAGAGTTGCTAGTTTGAGTAATGGCTTTTGTAAAATTCATTTGACAAAAAGATTCGTTGGTGTTTCATATGGAACCATGTTATTTGGCATGGTGTGGTGGCCATTAGTTTGGTAAATACTAAATAGTGTTTGCTACTATTAGatgggatttttgttttttgttttttgtttctgtcATTTTCTTCTAATTTGAGCAAAAACTCCGATTTTGTTAGCTgaaaagttttattttcaattatgtttgatttccatatggttgtcatttctttttttcttttgtgattttgttctctagTGCCTAAGTAAGTAGttggaaatcaaagaaaaactgAATTAGACATGCCCTTTGTATGCAGGGGCTGAATTATATCATGGGTTTGCCAAGATTTTCACGTCCTAAGGGAGTGGACGGCGAGTTGAGTCCCAATCTCTATGTGGCAAACTGTGGGCCAGCTGTTGGACTTTCTTTTGACACTATCGCTTCAGTGTTCAGTACCTTTGGAGAAGTGAAAGGGGTCTATCCAGCAGATGACAGTGGTGCTCGCGTTattgtttcttattttgaaGAGAGTGCTGCTCAAGCAGCCTTAAAAGCATTAGATGGACATCCCTGTCCTGCTCTTGGAGGTCGTTTTTTGCACATTCgttattcaatatttcaaccacCTAGCCAGGTACTACATCCTTACTTGCTGAGTCTTCTTTCTTTTAAGGCTACACTTTAATCTGTTCTTCTTGTGTTGCTTTTTGGTAGCTTCCCAATCATTAATTTGGATTGAGACATGACTAAAAAATTCTTCAGGTACCTCAGTTTTAGCTGTAAATTATGTTACACAAGACCATGAACAATTGGTCTGATCATCATCTGATTTGTTCCCACATAGGCAACCTCCTTGTTTGTTTATGAAGGATTTTAATGATTTGGCATGTCTCAATCTCTTTTACTGAATAAAAGGATGCAAAAGATGGATGTTCCTTGTCATTTGGTTGGATTCATCTTGAAATATGACTGGGCATGCTGAAGTCTTTGT
Proteins encoded in this window:
- the LOC117927035 gene encoding rop guanine nucleotide exchange factor 14-like, with protein sequence MMMVMRRRLACCTRERELSLDLDEQERIMTYNGLENCILNGHSYENESHTSRGDGCATDSLDEDDSSCSSSKDAFGSFSSKWLTMNMKKDEHGLDEWEVPESPQHFYVKEKPGYSVRFSDVEVMKERFSKLLLGEDVTGGKKGLTSALALSNAITNLAVSVFGELWKLEPLSEERKVKWQREMDWLLSPTNYMVELVPAKQSGANGRTLEIMTPKARADIHMNLPALQKLDSMLIETLDSMVDTEFWYAEGGSRAEGRTRSMSQSKRWWLPSPQVPTTGLSDPERKKLLHQAKVVHQVFKAARAINENVLLEMPVPTLIRDALAKSGKANLGEELYRVLTAESSSAEEMLSSLNLKSEHSALEAINRLEAAVFAWKERITEQVSGKSPVRTSWSFIKDPTTELDKMELILFRAEALLQQLRTRYPNLPQSFLDVAKIQYGKDIGHSILEAYSRVLGNLASSILCRMRDILQEDVFSNPNSPIATTSCFPGINLTGMTETPTPSLRIRHSLIDQMNMVDGRFRDPNAGASPDCEASYSDSRRSSVMATPSRSRVWCIGREACSSLSPRNSP